A portion of the Rhinopithecus roxellana isolate Shanxi Qingling chromosome 19, ASM756505v1, whole genome shotgun sequence genome contains these proteins:
- the LOC104673339 gene encoding C-type lectin domain family 10 member A isoform X1 has protein sequence MTVTYENFQDLESEEKVQGVRNGLPPPQSLLQHLRSGPCLLLLSLGLGLLLLVIICVVGSQNSKFQRDLVTLRTDFSNFTSNTVAEIQALTSQGSSVEEMIASLKAEVEVIKQEQQAVHSEMLLRVQRLMQDLNKLTCQVATLKNNASTERTCCPINWVEHQDSCYWFSHSGMPWAEAEKHCQLEDAHLVVINSREEQNFVQEHLSFAYTWMGLSDLEGAWKWVDGTDYETGFQNWKPGQPDDWQGHGLGGGEDCAHFHPDGRWNDDVCQKPYYWVCEAGLTQASQESH, from the exons ATGACAGTGACATATGAAAACTTCCAGGACTTGGAGAGTGAGGAGAAAGTCCAGGGGGTTAGAAATG GGCTGCCTCCTCCCCAGTCCCTCCTGCAGCATCTCCGTTCTGggccctgcctcctcctgctgTCCCTGGGCCTTGGTCTCCTGCTGCTGGTCATCATCTGTGTGGTTGGATCCCAAA ATTCCAAATTTCAGAGGGACCTGGTGACCCTGAGAACAGATTTTAGCAACTTCACCTCAAACACTGTGGCTGAGATCCAGGCACTGACTTCCCAGG GCAGCAGCGTGGAAGAAATGATAGCGTCTCTGAAAGCTGAGGTGGAGGTTATCAAGCAGGAACAGCAGGCAG TTCATTCTGAAATGCTCCTGCGAGTCCAGCGGCTGATGCAAGACCTGAATAAACTGACCTGCCAGGTGGCTACCCTCAAGAACAATG CCTCTACTGAAAGGACCTGCTGCCCCATCAACTGGGTGGAGCACCAAGACAGCTGCTACTGGTTCTCTCACTCCGGGATGCCCTGGGCCGAGGCTGAGAAGCACTGTCAGCTGGAGGACGCCCACCTGGTGGTCATCAACTCCAGGGAGGAGCAG aattttgtCCAGGAACATCTAAGCTTCGCATACACCTGGATGGGCCTCAGTGACCTTGAAGGAGCCTGGAAGTGGGTGGATGGAACAGACTATGAGACCGGCTTCCA GAACTGGAAGCCAGGCCAGCCAGACGACTGGCAGGGGCACGGGCTGGGCGGAGGCGAGGACTGTGCCCACTTCCACCCAGACGGCAGGTGGAATGACGACGTCTGCCAGAAGCCCTATTACTGGGTCTGCGAGGCTGGTCTGACCCAGGCCAGCCAGGAGAGTCACTGA
- the LOC104673339 gene encoding C-type lectin domain family 10 member A isoform X2, translating to MTVTYENFQDLESEEKVQGVRNGLPPPQSLLQHLRSGPCLLLLSLGLGLLLLVIICVVGSQNSKFQRDLVTLRTDFSNFTSNTVAEIQALTSQGSSVEEMIASLKAEVEVIKQEQQAVHSEMLLRVQRLMQDLNKLTCQVATLKNNASTERTCCPINWVEHQDSCYWFSHSGMPWAEAEKHCQLEDAHLVVINSREEQEHLSFAYTWMGLSDLEGAWKWVDGTDYETGFQNWKPGQPDDWQGHGLGGGEDCAHFHPDGRWNDDVCQKPYYWVCEAGLTQASQESH from the exons ATGACAGTGACATATGAAAACTTCCAGGACTTGGAGAGTGAGGAGAAAGTCCAGGGGGTTAGAAATG GGCTGCCTCCTCCCCAGTCCCTCCTGCAGCATCTCCGTTCTGggccctgcctcctcctgctgTCCCTGGGCCTTGGTCTCCTGCTGCTGGTCATCATCTGTGTGGTTGGATCCCAAA ATTCCAAATTTCAGAGGGACCTGGTGACCCTGAGAACAGATTTTAGCAACTTCACCTCAAACACTGTGGCTGAGATCCAGGCACTGACTTCCCAGG GCAGCAGCGTGGAAGAAATGATAGCGTCTCTGAAAGCTGAGGTGGAGGTTATCAAGCAGGAACAGCAGGCAG TTCATTCTGAAATGCTCCTGCGAGTCCAGCGGCTGATGCAAGACCTGAATAAACTGACCTGCCAGGTGGCTACCCTCAAGAACAATG CCTCTACTGAAAGGACCTGCTGCCCCATCAACTGGGTGGAGCACCAAGACAGCTGCTACTGGTTCTCTCACTCCGGGATGCCCTGGGCCGAGGCTGAGAAGCACTGTCAGCTGGAGGACGCCCACCTGGTGGTCATCAACTCCAGGGAGGAGCAG GAACATCTAAGCTTCGCATACACCTGGATGGGCCTCAGTGACCTTGAAGGAGCCTGGAAGTGGGTGGATGGAACAGACTATGAGACCGGCTTCCA GAACTGGAAGCCAGGCCAGCCAGACGACTGGCAGGGGCACGGGCTGGGCGGAGGCGAGGACTGTGCCCACTTCCACCCAGACGGCAGGTGGAATGACGACGTCTGCCAGAAGCCCTATTACTGGGTCTGCGAGGCTGGTCTGACCCAGGCCAGCCAGGAGAGTCACTGA
- the LOC104673339 gene encoding C-type lectin domain family 10 member A isoform X3, with amino-acid sequence MTVTYENFQDLESEEKVQGVRNDSKFQRDLVTLRTDFSNFTSNTVAEIQALTSQGSSVEEMIASLKAEVEVIKQEQQAVHSEMLLRVQRLMQDLNKLTCQVATLKNNASTERTCCPINWVEHQDSCYWFSHSGMPWAEAEKHCQLEDAHLVVINSREEQNFVQEHLSFAYTWMGLSDLEGAWKWVDGTDYETGFQNWKPGQPDDWQGHGLGGGEDCAHFHPDGRWNDDVCQKPYYWVCEAGLTQASQESH; translated from the exons ATGACAGTGACATATGAAAACTTCCAGGACTTGGAGAGTGAGGAGAAAGTCCAGGGGGTTAGAAATG ATTCCAAATTTCAGAGGGACCTGGTGACCCTGAGAACAGATTTTAGCAACTTCACCTCAAACACTGTGGCTGAGATCCAGGCACTGACTTCCCAGG GCAGCAGCGTGGAAGAAATGATAGCGTCTCTGAAAGCTGAGGTGGAGGTTATCAAGCAGGAACAGCAGGCAG TTCATTCTGAAATGCTCCTGCGAGTCCAGCGGCTGATGCAAGACCTGAATAAACTGACCTGCCAGGTGGCTACCCTCAAGAACAATG CCTCTACTGAAAGGACCTGCTGCCCCATCAACTGGGTGGAGCACCAAGACAGCTGCTACTGGTTCTCTCACTCCGGGATGCCCTGGGCCGAGGCTGAGAAGCACTGTCAGCTGGAGGACGCCCACCTGGTGGTCATCAACTCCAGGGAGGAGCAG aattttgtCCAGGAACATCTAAGCTTCGCATACACCTGGATGGGCCTCAGTGACCTTGAAGGAGCCTGGAAGTGGGTGGATGGAACAGACTATGAGACCGGCTTCCA GAACTGGAAGCCAGGCCAGCCAGACGACTGGCAGGGGCACGGGCTGGGCGGAGGCGAGGACTGTGCCCACTTCCACCCAGACGGCAGGTGGAATGACGACGTCTGCCAGAAGCCCTATTACTGGGTCTGCGAGGCTGGTCTGACCCAGGCCAGCCAGGAGAGTCACTGA